From Salinirubellus salinus, the proteins below share one genomic window:
- a CDS encoding site-specific integrase — protein MQLEPYDEKAGYRCWLSQDEQEQIENYYSENLERQLAVELLLDGLRADEVIQVRKEDFRRMETEQEGWMLTIREGKTGHRECPVSASTKTTAYALTSAQSLHQDEPILSYTTKTIQNWVDEAAAHFAAEKEEWDYVTAHDLRRTWATFTYYQLAGDRAKQTVMSWGGWDSEQVFTSHYIGRVPDEIAISMMTEAGLV, from the coding sequence ATGCAACTAGAACCCTACGACGAGAAAGCTGGCTATCGCTGCTGGCTTTCCCAAGACGAACAAGAACAGATTGAGAACTACTACTCGGAAAACTTAGAGCGACAGCTTGCCGTGGAGCTTCTCCTCGACGGTCTCCGTGCTGATGAAGTAATCCAAGTTAGAAAAGAAGACTTCCGCAGAATGGAGACTGAACAGGAAGGGTGGATGCTGACAATCCGAGAAGGGAAGACGGGACATAGAGAATGTCCAGTATCCGCTTCGACCAAGACAACAGCCTACGCTCTCACTTCTGCGCAGAGCCTTCATCAAGACGAGCCGATTCTGAGTTACACTACGAAGACCATCCAGAACTGGGTAGACGAAGCTGCCGCTCACTTCGCTGCTGAGAAAGAAGAGTGGGACTACGTGACTGCGCACGACTTGCGAAGAACGTGGGCTACATTCACTTACTACCAGCTTGCTGGAGACCGTGCGAAGCAGACTGTGATGAGTTGGGGAGGATGGGATAGTGAGCAGGTATTCACCAGCCACTATATCGGGAGAGTACCCGACGAGATTGCAATATCAATGATGACTGAGGCTGGTTTAGTATGA
- a CDS encoding DUF7535 family protein: MSIDSTGSTPKLPEPLRTVSESAGMRPDNEMHGFGLLMAGLMLVLLIPLLPIFAVIWLVSKGVAVVRRTVSDESDEPRRGRRPAA; the protein is encoded by the coding sequence ATGAGTATCGACAGTACCGGCTCCACCCCGAAACTCCCCGAACCGCTCCGGACCGTCAGCGAGTCCGCCGGGATGCGTCCAGACAACGAGATGCACGGGTTCGGCCTGCTGATGGCCGGCCTCATGCTGGTGTTGCTGATCCCGCTGCTCCCCATCTTCGCGGTCATCTGGCTGGTGAGCAAGGGCGTCGCCGTCGTCCGCCGCACCGTGAGCGACGAGAGCGATGAACCCCGCAGAGGACGCCGCCCGGCCGCCTGA
- a CDS encoding YccF domain-containing protein, with translation MAQRPFLVRALWFVLVGWWLTPLVVNIAWALNVTVVLIPLGIKLINLVPTALTLAEPRSLAAPDEGRGQRSLFVRAVYFVLVGWWLSFLWANVAAFFALTVIGLPVAFWMFNRLPFVTSLYRFHG, from the coding sequence ATGGCACAGCGTCCGTTCCTCGTCCGTGCGCTCTGGTTCGTCCTCGTCGGCTGGTGGCTCACGCCCCTCGTCGTCAACATCGCGTGGGCGCTCAACGTCACCGTCGTCCTCATCCCGCTCGGCATCAAGCTCATCAACCTCGTCCCGACGGCGCTCACGCTGGCCGAGCCCCGGTCGCTCGCGGCACCCGACGAGGGCCGTGGCCAGCGCTCGCTGTTCGTCCGAGCCGTCTACTTCGTGCTCGTCGGCTGGTGGCTCTCGTTCCTCTGGGCGAACGTGGCGGCGTTCTTCGCGCTCACCGTCATCGGCCTGCCGGTGGCGTTCTGGATGTTCAACCGGCTGCCGTTCGTCACGTCGCTGTACCGGTTCCACGGCTGA
- a CDS encoding TIGR02587 family membrane protein, translating into MSHSSRDSPAASASDEEFDVEDVYEELEELEGIVDSAAELEQVRETMRVLRLARRPPLLGRLSDSFDSRDVGEAVVGSFLFGMPMIVEDGTLEIGRFIAGNPLFFALTVAFGFVLVYEILHAVEFEKVEADLLWGVVPVRLVGIPTIAGVMALVLMTIWGRVEWATPLTAAGQVTVTAIVMAVGASLGDVLPGT; encoded by the coding sequence ATGAGCCACAGTTCTCGGGACTCACCAGCCGCGAGCGCGTCCGACGAGGAGTTCGACGTCGAAGACGTGTACGAGGAACTGGAGGAACTCGAGGGTATCGTCGACTCTGCAGCAGAGCTAGAACAGGTGCGTGAGACGATGCGCGTCCTCCGCCTCGCACGTCGGCCGCCTCTCCTCGGGCGACTCAGTGATTCGTTCGACTCCCGTGACGTCGGGGAAGCCGTCGTCGGAAGCTTCCTCTTCGGGATGCCGATGATCGTCGAGGACGGAACGCTCGAGATCGGCCGGTTCATCGCGGGAAACCCACTCTTCTTCGCCCTCACGGTCGCGTTCGGGTTCGTCCTGGTCTACGAGATCCTGCACGCGGTCGAGTTCGAGAAGGTCGAAGCGGACCTCCTCTGGGGAGTGGTCCCCGTCCGACTGGTGGGCATCCCGACGATAGCAGGCGTGATGGCACTCGTGTTGATGACGATCTGGGGACGAGTCGAGTGGGCCACACCGTTGACGGCCGCTGGGCAGGTCACCGTGACCGCCATCGTGATGGCCGTCGGTGCCTCTCTCGGGGACGTCCTGCCGGGGACGTGA
- the thsB gene encoding thermosome subunit beta, which translates to MSQRRMQGQPMIILGEDSQRMKDKDAQSHNISAARAVAESVRTTLGPKGMDKMLVSSMGDVTVTNDGVTILQEMDIDNPTAEMIVEVAETQEDEAGDGTTTAVAIAGELLKNAEDLLEQDIHPTAIIKGFHMASQKAREEIDDIAVDVDTDDEEILKKVAGTSMTGKGAELNKELLAQLIVDAVQAVTVEADDGTNVVDLDYLKIETQTGRSVGESELLEGAVIDKDPTHPDMPSEAEDANVLLLTEPIEVEETDVDAELQLDSPDQLQSFLDSEEERLREKVQQIKDTGADVVFCQKGIDDLAQHFLAKEGILAVRRVKKSDIKFLKEVTGANVVSDLDEAEAADLGGANVSRDPEDEMFYVEGTGDEPHGVTLLLRGSTNHVVDELERGVGDALDVVSQTVADGRVLAGGGAVEVELARRVRDYADSVSGREQMAVEAFADALELVPRILAENSGLDAIDTLVDLRAAHAEGDVQAGLDVYTGDVVNTFDAGVVEPAHAKEQALSSATEAANLVLKIDDIIAAGDLSTEGEEEEGGAPGGMGGMGGMGGMGGGMGGMM; encoded by the coding sequence ATGTCTCAGCGACGAATGCAGGGCCAGCCCATGATCATCCTGGGCGAGGACTCCCAGCGGATGAAGGACAAGGACGCCCAGAGCCACAACATCTCGGCCGCTCGCGCCGTGGCCGAGTCCGTACGGACCACGCTCGGGCCGAAGGGGATGGACAAGATGCTCGTCTCCTCGATGGGCGACGTCACCGTCACGAACGACGGCGTCACCATCCTGCAGGAGATGGACATCGACAACCCGACCGCGGAGATGATCGTCGAGGTCGCGGAGACACAGGAGGACGAGGCCGGCGACGGCACCACCACCGCGGTCGCCATCGCGGGTGAACTCCTGAAGAACGCCGAGGACCTCCTCGAGCAGGACATCCACCCGACGGCCATCATCAAGGGGTTCCACATGGCCTCGCAGAAGGCTCGCGAGGAGATCGACGACATCGCCGTCGACGTGGACACCGACGACGAGGAGATCCTGAAGAAGGTCGCCGGCACCTCGATGACCGGCAAGGGCGCGGAGCTCAACAAGGAACTGCTCGCGCAACTCATCGTCGACGCCGTGCAGGCCGTGACGGTCGAGGCGGACGACGGCACGAACGTCGTCGACCTCGACTACCTGAAGATCGAGACCCAGACCGGCCGCTCGGTCGGCGAGAGCGAACTGCTCGAGGGGGCGGTCATCGACAAGGACCCGACCCACCCCGACATGCCGAGCGAGGCCGAGGACGCGAACGTCCTCCTGCTCACCGAACCCATCGAGGTCGAGGAGACGGACGTCGACGCCGAACTCCAGCTCGACAGCCCGGACCAGCTCCAGTCGTTCCTCGACAGCGAGGAGGAGCGCCTGCGCGAGAAGGTCCAGCAGATCAAGGACACCGGCGCGGACGTCGTCTTCTGTCAGAAGGGCATCGACGACCTCGCCCAGCACTTCCTCGCGAAGGAGGGCATCCTCGCGGTCCGCCGTGTGAAGAAGTCCGACATCAAGTTCCTGAAGGAGGTCACGGGCGCGAACGTCGTCTCGGACCTCGACGAGGCCGAAGCGGCCGACCTCGGTGGCGCGAACGTCTCGCGTGACCCCGAGGACGAGATGTTCTACGTCGAGGGCACCGGCGACGAACCCCACGGCGTCACGCTCCTGCTGCGTGGCTCTACGAACCACGTCGTCGACGAACTCGAGCGCGGTGTCGGCGACGCACTGGACGTCGTCTCCCAGACCGTCGCGGACGGCCGCGTGCTGGCGGGCGGCGGCGCCGTCGAGGTCGAACTCGCCCGCCGCGTGCGCGACTACGCCGACTCCGTCTCCGGCCGCGAGCAGATGGCCGTCGAGGCGTTCGCCGACGCGCTCGAACTCGTCCCGCGCATCCTCGCGGAGAACTCCGGGCTGGACGCCATCGACACGCTCGTCGACCTCCGTGCGGCTCACGCCGAGGGCGACGTGCAGGCCGGTCTCGACGTCTACACCGGCGACGTGGTGAACACGTTCGACGCCGGCGTCGTCGAGCCCGCCCACGCCAAGGAGCAGGCGCTCTCTTCGGCCACCGAGGCCGCGAACCTGGTCCTCAAGATCGACGACATCATCGCCGCCGGTGACCTGAGCACCGAGGGCGAAGAAGAGGAGGGCGGCGCCCCCGGCGGCATGGGTGGCATGGGCGGCATGGGCGGTATGGGCGGTGGGATGGGCGGCATGATGTAA
- a CDS encoding ornithine cyclodeaminase family protein, whose protein sequence is MAEHETLLLNPQDVTDNAKMGEVIRAVEDAFAAYERGDAQMPAKSYIDLPQYNGDFRSMPAYLEAEDWDAAGIKWVNVHPDNPEDYDLPTVLGTMVYSDPRNAVPLAIMDGTTLTRLRTGAAAAVATKHLAVEDATSLGIVGAGVQSYTQLEGISQVRPIEEVVVSDVSERAVAKFIDRFEDEFDVRAGSIDEAASCDVLSTVTPVEEPIVSREMVGEHTHVNAMGADAEGKHELADELLLAAKLVIDDYTQTTHSGEINVPWAAGVLDDEDIYGELGQIVVGERPGREAADGVTVFDSTGLAIQDVAAAHVVYEHAEEKGNGYPFQLVDSRLR, encoded by the coding sequence ATGGCCGAGCACGAAACCCTGCTGTTGAACCCGCAGGACGTCACCGACAACGCGAAGATGGGGGAGGTGATCCGGGCCGTCGAGGACGCGTTCGCCGCCTACGAGCGGGGGGACGCCCAGATGCCCGCGAAGTCCTACATCGACCTGCCGCAGTACAACGGCGACTTCCGGTCGATGCCCGCCTACCTCGAGGCCGAGGACTGGGACGCCGCCGGCATCAAGTGGGTGAACGTCCACCCGGACAACCCCGAGGACTACGACCTCCCGACCGTGCTCGGGACGATGGTCTACTCCGACCCGCGCAACGCCGTCCCGCTGGCCATCATGGACGGGACGACGCTCACGCGACTCCGGACGGGGGCCGCGGCTGCAGTCGCCACGAAGCACCTCGCCGTGGAGGACGCCACCTCGCTCGGTATCGTCGGCGCGGGCGTCCAGTCCTACACGCAACTGGAGGGCATATCGCAGGTCCGGCCCATCGAGGAGGTCGTCGTCTCCGACGTGAGCGAACGGGCCGTCGCGAAGTTCATCGACCGCTTCGAGGACGAGTTCGACGTCCGCGCCGGCTCTATCGACGAGGCCGCCTCGTGTGACGTGCTCTCGACGGTGACGCCGGTGGAAGAGCCCATCGTCTCTCGCGAGATGGTGGGCGAGCACACCCACGTCAACGCGATGGGGGCGGACGCCGAGGGGAAACACGAACTCGCCGACGAACTCCTGCTCGCCGCGAAACTCGTCATCGACGACTACACCCAGACCACTCACTCCGGCGAGATCAACGTCCCGTGGGCCGCCGGCGTGCTCGACGACGAGGACATCTACGGCGAACTCGGGCAGATCGTCGTCGGCGAGCGGCCGGGGCGCGAGGCCGCGGACGGTGTCACGGTGTTCGACTCGACCGGCCTCGCCATCCAGGACGTGGCCGCCGCTCACGTCGTCTACGAACACGCCGAGGAGAAGGGGAACGGCTACCCGTTCCAGCTGGTCGACTCGCGACTGCGGTAG
- a CDS encoding Rid family detoxifying hydrolase, producing MKEIISTNAAPEAVGAYSQATSDGSLVFTAGQIPLTPDGELLDDAPIEAQTEQALDNLMAVLSQAGAGMEDVLKVTVFLADIDDFDAMNETYAGYFEREPPARSAVQAGALPKGVGVEIEAVASVE from the coding sequence ATGAAGGAGATTATCAGCACGAACGCGGCACCCGAGGCGGTCGGTGCGTACAGTCAGGCGACGAGCGACGGGTCGCTCGTGTTCACCGCCGGGCAGATTCCACTCACGCCGGACGGTGAACTGCTGGACGACGCGCCCATCGAGGCCCAGACCGAGCAGGCGCTGGACAACCTGATGGCGGTGCTCTCGCAGGCCGGTGCCGGGATGGAGGACGTGCTGAAGGTGACCGTGTTCCTCGCGGACATCGACGACTTCGACGCGATGAACGAGACGTACGCGGGCTACTTCGAGCGGGAGCCACCCGCCCGCTCGGCGGTGCAGGCCGGTGCGCTCCCGAAGGGGGTCGGCGTCGAGATCGAGGCGGTCGCGAGCGTGGAGTGA